In Saprospiraceae bacterium, a genomic segment contains:
- a CDS encoding TonB-dependent receptor, with protein MKKQIFSTLCLIILHFIAYTQSNVQGIVKDKEGNELDGASVQVIGTTRGAHTNEKGEFTIAINKGEKVRVSLVGYQTTDHELMAGNKNEIMLENSMTELDQVVVVGTRRSNRVRTETAVPVDVVQISQTQFPTAKMDVTSMLNFAAPSFNHAKQSGSDGADHVDLGTLRGLGPDQTLVLVNGKRRHQSAFVSVFGTRGRGNSGTDLNAIPQSSIDRIEILRDGASAQYGSDAIAGVMNIILKKETGKLTGNVGYAANYDDEYNTILSKDQGYNEYDGKLDGKTFTAGANYGLGLGDRGGFLNISADYVTTGKTYRQDPSQTLPFNIYRRTHGDGSYDGIGAGLNAEYPLNDAGNCNLYATANFTSRETDAFAFTRRFGDNPERFPTDASGNLIQVPGIIKSDGAGSFYYNPHIQTEIKDLAGTVGLKGTLGEKWNYDVSGTHGSNDFHFFGDQTFNAGLGADKTHFDDGGFKFSQTTGNLNFTREIPSILKGLHLALGAEYRTENYELYAGEEASYANYNPDKPSGAQGFPGYQPSDEVDASRNTFGVYADVEADVCKSLLLGAAFRYENYSDFGSTSNYKFTGRYKIDATTALRASVSTGFRAPSLQQINFSSTFTTVQGGLISEVKIAPNSSPITRAAGIPELKQEESVNMSLGVTIRPNNNLIFSVDAYRVEVEDRVVLSGQFSADDASLSQELRDILNNLKVSYAQFFANAVNTTNMGIDVVLEYNHKCGNGNMKFLFTGNAQKMEIDQINVPSALNTSESNREYFFSEREQYFLIASAPKTKFGLGLDYSWDRFSIGTRINYFGQVNLLGYGDFNSLEPQVPTDADENIRVRDEYNYRRRWVHDIFASVKIMDAAKIYFGVDNVWNVHPDLGFAPGAAGWAYNNETGGPWDAVQMGGNGRRLFARLSFSF; from the coding sequence ATGAAAAAACAAATTTTCTCCACACTATGTTTGATCATTCTCCACTTCATTGCATATACCCAATCCAATGTTCAGGGCATTGTAAAAGACAAAGAGGGCAATGAACTGGATGGTGCATCCGTGCAGGTCATTGGAACCACCCGTGGCGCACATACTAACGAAAAAGGGGAGTTTACCATTGCTATCAACAAAGGAGAGAAAGTCCGCGTAAGTTTGGTTGGCTACCAAACTACAGATCATGAATTAATGGCCGGCAATAAAAATGAGATCATGCTCGAAAATTCCATGACTGAATTAGATCAGGTCGTCGTTGTGGGTACACGCCGCTCCAATCGCGTACGAACGGAAACAGCGGTTCCCGTAGATGTGGTTCAGATCAGTCAAACCCAGTTTCCTACAGCTAAAATGGATGTAACCTCTATGCTGAATTTTGCTGCACCTTCTTTTAATCATGCGAAGCAATCCGGTTCAGATGGAGCAGATCATGTAGATCTCGGCACACTTCGCGGCCTGGGTCCGGATCAAACGCTGGTTCTGGTCAATGGGAAAAGACGTCATCAATCAGCCTTTGTTTCTGTATTTGGAACAAGAGGAAGAGGCAATTCCGGAACTGATCTCAATGCGATCCCACAATCTTCTATTGATCGCATAGAAATCCTTCGCGATGGAGCTTCTGCTCAGTATGGTTCTGATGCAATTGCCGGTGTGATGAATATTATTCTGAAAAAAGAAACCGGAAAACTTACTGGCAATGTCGGTTATGCAGCTAATTATGATGATGAATACAATACTATTTTATCAAAAGATCAGGGTTACAATGAATACGACGGCAAACTCGATGGGAAAACATTTACCGCCGGTGCCAATTATGGCTTAGGACTCGGTGATCGCGGCGGATTTTTAAATATTTCTGCTGATTATGTCACCACTGGTAAAACGTATCGTCAGGACCCATCTCAAACCTTGCCGTTTAATATATATCGGAGAACGCATGGCGATGGATCATATGACGGAATTGGAGCAGGCCTTAATGCGGAATATCCTTTAAACGATGCAGGCAACTGCAATCTTTATGCAACTGCAAATTTTACCTCCCGCGAAACAGATGCTTTTGCTTTTACCAGAAGATTCGGAGATAATCCTGAAAGATTTCCTACGGATGCTTCCGGCAATTTAATTCAGGTACCGGGAATCATCAAGTCTGATGGTGCGGGGTCGTTTTATTACAATCCCCATATCCAAACGGAGATCAAAGACCTGGCCGGAACCGTGGGACTCAAAGGTACTCTGGGAGAAAAGTGGAATTACGATGTATCCGGAACCCACGGCAGCAATGATTTTCATTTCTTCGGAGACCAAACTTTTAATGCAGGTTTAGGTGCCGACAAAACACATTTTGACGACGGCGGATTTAAATTTTCACAGACCACAGGTAATTTGAATTTTACAAGAGAAATTCCTTCCATCTTGAAAGGCTTACACCTTGCTTTAGGTGCTGAATATCGCACGGAAAATTATGAATTGTATGCTGGCGAAGAAGCCTCCTATGCCAATTATAATCCCGACAAACCCAGCGGTGCTCAAGGATTTCCGGGATATCAACCATCTGATGAAGTAGATGCATCGAGAAATACTTTTGGTGTGTATGCAGATGTGGAAGCAGATGTATGCAAATCATTGCTATTAGGTGCAGCATTCAGGTATGAAAATTATTCTGATTTTGGTTCGACATCCAATTATAAATTTACAGGACGATACAAGATCGATGCCACCACAGCATTACGTGCCTCTGTGAGTACAGGATTCAGAGCACCTTCTTTGCAACAGATCAATTTTAGTTCGACATTTACAACCGTACAAGGCGGTTTGATTTCAGAAGTCAAAATTGCACCCAACTCCAGTCCAATCACCCGGGCAGCAGGTATTCCCGAATTGAAACAGGAGGAATCTGTCAACATGAGTTTAGGTGTAACGATCCGTCCAAACAACAACCTGATCTTTTCCGTAGATGCATATCGCGTTGAAGTAGAAGACAGAGTGGTTTTGTCCGGACAATTTAGTGCAGATGATGCTTCTTTGAGTCAGGAACTGAGAGATATTTTAAATAATCTGAAAGTAAGTTATGCGCAATTTTTTGCCAATGCTGTTAATACAACCAATATGGGTATTGATGTGGTTTTGGAATACAATCACAAATGCGGCAATGGCAACATGAAATTTTTATTTACTGGTAATGCACAAAAAATGGAAATTGACCAGATCAATGTTCCTTCTGCACTTAATACTTCAGAATCCAACCGCGAATATTTTTTCAGCGAACGCGAACAGTATTTCTTAATAGCCTCAGCTCCTAAAACTAAATTTGGATTGGGTTTGGATTACAGTTGGGATCGCTTTTCAATCGGTACGAGAATCAATTATTTCGGTCAGGTAAATCTATTGGGTTATGGCGATTTCAATTCGCTTGAACCTCAAGTACCCACAGATGCAGATGAAAACATTCGCGTACGCGATGAATACAACTACCGCCGCAGATGGGTGCACGATATTTTTGCATCCGTTAAAATTATGGACGCCGCAAAAATTTATTTTGGAGTAGACAATGTATGGAACGTACATCCCGATTTGGGATTTGCACCTGGTGCAGCTGGTTGGGCTTACAACAACGAAACCGGCGGACCCTGGGATGCAGTGCAAATGGGCGGCAACGGAAGAAGATTGTTTGCAAGATTATCATTCTCCTTCTAG
- a CDS encoding amino acid permease, with amino-acid sequence MQQLPRRLTFLTVVAIVIGDVIGSGIFLKPATIAQQFPSMEGILLLWLLAGAVTLMGALTNAEAASLFPETGGQYVLFKHMYGQLFAFLYGWASFIVINTAGIASIAYVAAYYFDYLWPLFRFDQQTEQSVSLFIPGLGKFYMLEFFGRKAMTILIMLLFTIVNVYSVKESATLQRWLTASKLVVVLGFIASLFIFGSNTTPTDPLISSSNLTIVGFVSALAGIFWCFDGWNNVSFVAGEIVNPEKVIWRSLFIGLSVCCGVYLLFNLAIFYVLPLNVIQSSNFVAAQAADSVFPLWGGILVSAIVLFSILSAVNGNILSCSRISFSFFKDFPVSQKLTTVRTGSQSPSGSLWANTFWASALVMIGSFDMLTDLLIFVSWFFYGMSALGVILLRSKMPDVQRPYKVPLYPWLPLGFILFSFFYLILTIYADIQAYALGQQANIKCLLGFILVLSGLPIYFWKRRKEVGS; translated from the coding sequence ATGCAACAACTCCCACGCCGATTAACTTTTCTAACCGTAGTCGCAATCGTGATCGGTGATGTCATCGGTTCAGGTATATTTTTAAAACCCGCTACTATTGCACAACAATTTCCTTCTATGGAAGGAATACTTTTACTCTGGTTACTAGCCGGCGCAGTAACCCTCATGGGAGCGCTCACCAATGCAGAAGCAGCAAGTCTTTTTCCGGAGACCGGCGGACAATACGTGCTCTTCAAACACATGTATGGGCAGCTGTTTGCATTTCTATACGGCTGGGCTAGTTTTATTGTCATCAATACAGCGGGCATTGCTTCCATCGCTTATGTCGCTGCATATTATTTTGATTATTTGTGGCCGCTTTTTCGTTTTGATCAACAGACCGAACAATCTGTTTCCTTGTTTATTCCGGGCCTTGGAAAATTTTATATGCTCGAATTTTTTGGAAGAAAGGCTATGACCATATTGATCATGCTGTTGTTTACCATTGTCAATGTTTATAGCGTCAAAGAATCTGCAACACTGCAGCGCTGGCTCACTGCAAGTAAGTTAGTGGTCGTATTGGGATTCATTGCTTCGCTATTTATTTTCGGCTCCAACACAACACCCACAGATCCCTTGATCAGTAGTTCCAATCTTACCATCGTGGGTTTTGTATCCGCATTAGCCGGCATTTTCTGGTGTTTCGACGGTTGGAATAATGTGAGTTTCGTTGCAGGCGAAATTGTAAATCCTGAAAAGGTAATTTGGAGGAGTTTATTCATTGGTCTAAGTGTTTGTTGTGGCGTCTATCTGTTATTCAATTTAGCCATATTTTACGTATTGCCCTTAAATGTGATCCAATCTTCCAATTTTGTGGCGGCGCAAGCAGCAGACTCGGTATTCCCTTTATGGGGTGGAATTCTGGTCAGTGCAATAGTACTTTTTTCCATTTTAAGTGCGGTCAATGGAAATATTTTATCCTGCTCAAGAATTAGTTTTTCTTTCTTTAAAGACTTTCCTGTTTCCCAAAAACTAACAACTGTTCGTACCGGATCGCAAAGTCCTTCCGGCTCCCTTTGGGCCAATACCTTTTGGGCATCTGCATTGGTGATGATCGGCTCTTTCGATATGCTCACCGATCTTTTAATATTTGTAAGCTGGTTTTTTTATGGGATGTCAGCTCTGGGCGTGATCCTGCTTCGCTCCAAAATGCCCGATGTACAAAGACCTTATAAAGTACCACTCTATCCCTGGCTTCCATTGGGATTTATCCTGTTTAGTTTTTTCTATCTGATCCTCACCATTTATGCCGATATACAGGCATATGCACTTGGACAACAAGCTAACATCAAATGCCTCCTGGGCTTTATTCTGGTATTGTCCGGATTGCCGATTTATTTTTGGAAAAGAAGGAAGGAAGTTGGCAGTTGA
- a CDS encoding Omp28-related outer membrane protein: MKLNFYTIFLSIFCLGIAIGQSPRKVLVEHFTQASCGPCAYYNPLIAPILERNQSKVCKIAYQVSWPGVDPMNKDNASEVQTRVNYYEVQGVPDAFLNASSLGAPTNTITDAAIQSAALIPSPYKIEIQNKILADYNSMEISVTVTRTAAVSGTPLMRVAVCEKVIEWLAPPGTNGEKVFHHVMKKFLPNTTGTNISEIDAPGKSKTYTFVYKFDKVYNFRNLETVVFIQNDATKEVYQAENEYLTLTPNPGNDVSIKQSSASGVFGDTLICGTQTSPIVKVINTGNANITALEIAYSINGGPIQTHQWSGNIAFLEDKDITLPAIQFTPFKDANTMTLDIRKVNGQDDIEPGNNQSINSFVPTPSTTTNSTFELKPAAQPTQISFKIYDDQNVIIAEGGPFTDNLAKRVTLNLQKDKCYKITVINGTSSLNGTYKIFDDQNNQIFQQRVIGTGTFSRYFSTYTLTVGVDQEISNKFFEVYPNPVNDVLSLEIESAKSAASQIECRNINGVSVWEQSLKLNSGKTNLSIPTTNWNRGIYIISVTTPEGKQSRKIVVN, encoded by the coding sequence ATGAAATTAAACTTTTACACTATTTTCCTGAGTATCTTTTGCTTAGGTATTGCAATTGGGCAATCCCCCAGAAAAGTTTTGGTTGAACATTTCACCCAGGCTTCTTGCGGACCATGTGCCTACTATAATCCTTTGATTGCGCCAATCCTGGAAAGGAATCAATCAAAAGTTTGTAAAATCGCCTATCAAGTGAGCTGGCCAGGTGTTGATCCTATGAATAAAGACAACGCCAGTGAAGTGCAAACTCGCGTCAATTATTATGAGGTTCAGGGGGTACCTGATGCTTTTCTAAATGCATCAAGTCTGGGCGCTCCAACCAATACCATTACAGATGCAGCCATTCAATCTGCTGCTTTGATTCCATCTCCTTATAAGATTGAAATTCAAAATAAAATCCTGGCTGATTACAACTCTATGGAAATTTCAGTGACGGTCACAAGAACTGCGGCTGTAAGTGGCACTCCATTGATGCGCGTTGCCGTCTGCGAAAAAGTCATCGAATGGTTGGCTCCTCCGGGAACCAATGGTGAAAAAGTATTTCACCACGTCATGAAAAAATTCCTGCCTAATACCACGGGTACAAACATTTCTGAAATTGACGCTCCGGGAAAAAGCAAAACCTACACATTTGTTTACAAATTTGATAAAGTGTATAATTTTAGAAACCTGGAGACAGTAGTTTTCATTCAAAATGATGCTACCAAAGAAGTTTATCAGGCAGAAAACGAATATCTGACTTTGACTCCTAATCCAGGAAACGACGTTTCTATCAAACAAAGCAGTGCATCCGGAGTGTTTGGAGATACTTTAATCTGCGGTACTCAAACGAGTCCTATTGTTAAAGTGATCAACACCGGAAATGCAAACATTACTGCGTTAGAGATCGCTTACAGCATCAATGGTGGTCCAATACAAACGCATCAGTGGAGTGGAAACATCGCCTTTCTCGAAGATAAGGATATCACTTTGCCGGCAATTCAATTTACGCCATTCAAAGATGCAAACACGATGACGCTTGATATTCGCAAAGTCAACGGTCAAGACGACATAGAACCAGGCAACAACCAGAGTATAAACTCTTTCGTTCCAACTCCTTCGACGACCACAAACTCAACTTTCGAGTTGAAGCCTGCTGCACAACCAACACAAATCAGTTTCAAAATCTATGACGATCAAAATGTGATCATCGCAGAAGGTGGACCATTTACTGACAATCTTGCCAAGAGGGTAACTTTGAATCTGCAAAAAGATAAATGTTACAAAATTACTGTGATCAACGGAACCAGCAGTTTGAATGGCACCTACAAAATTTTTGACGATCAAAACAATCAGATCTTTCAACAAAGGGTGATCGGTACGGGCACATTCAGCAGATATTTTAGTACTTATACTTTGACTGTAGGTGTAGATCAAGAAATATCAAACAAGTTTTTTGAAGTTTATCCAAATCCGGTAAATGATGTTTTGTCTTTAGAAATTGAATCTGCAAAAAGTGCTGCTAGCCAAATTGAATGTAGAAACATCAACGGTGTTTCCGTTTGGGAACAATCATTGAAACTAAATTCCGGAAAAACGAACTTAAGTATTCCAACAACAAATTGGAATCGCGGAATTTATATCATCTCTGTAACAACTCCCGAAGGAAAACAAAGCCGGAAAATTGTTGTGAATTAG
- the yidD gene encoding membrane protein insertion efficiency factor YidD — protein sequence MIKLFKILLIFPIKLYQWLLSPMLGRNCRFEPTCSNYMIQAIEEWGPLKGFILGLKRITKCHPWGGHGPDPVPKKGVRNKE from the coding sequence ATGATAAAGCTCTTTAAAATACTGTTGATCTTTCCCATAAAACTTTATCAATGGTTGTTGTCACCAATGTTGGGAAGAAATTGCAGGTTCGAGCCCACTTGTTCGAACTATATGATCCAGGCTATCGAAGAATGGGGACCCTTAAAGGGATTTATTTTAGGACTCAAAAGGATTACAAAATGCCATCCCTGGGGCGGCCACGGACCAGATCCGGTGCCGAAGAAAGGAGTGAGGAATAAGGAGTAA
- a CDS encoding AI-2E family transporter, whose protein sequence is MWQKYYRYIIGAFLLILLALVFSYFIEVVSFILVSWIISMIGQPIMNFLLIRMKLLNFKMGKSLAAGLTLFILLSVIGLLLWMFIPLVIQQAVVLSKVDFNAMSVVLQEPIEKINVWLRSMGLEPGPSAADQIQSLIGAYFNPGLFSSFFGSLLGKAGYLLIALFSIVFISFFFLKERGLFTEIILAIVPTGYEKKAANVIDDITILLTRYFGGIVIQMTILMILSVSMLSFFGIKNSFLIAFFYAVMNIIPYLGPLIGAVFACLLTISSNLELDFYQQIIPLILNVLTVFFITKVLDDFIIQPYIFSKRVQAHPLEIFIIIMLGARIGGVVGMVLAIPSYTIFRVIAKTFLSEFKVIRKITEDLDPAQP, encoded by the coding sequence ATGTGGCAAAAGTATTATAGATATATCATTGGAGCATTTCTGCTCATTTTATTGGCCCTTGTTTTCAGTTATTTTATCGAAGTCGTTAGTTTTATATTAGTCAGTTGGATCATTAGCATGATAGGTCAGCCTATTATGAATTTTCTGTTGATTCGAATGAAACTACTGAATTTTAAGATGGGCAAATCCCTGGCCGCAGGGTTGACGCTCTTCATTTTGTTGAGTGTTATTGGTTTGTTACTTTGGATGTTTATCCCACTGGTCATTCAACAGGCTGTTGTATTATCTAAAGTTGATTTTAATGCAATGTCGGTAGTACTACAGGAACCCATCGAAAAAATAAATGTTTGGCTGCGGTCTATGGGACTTGAACCGGGGCCAAGTGCTGCAGATCAGATCCAAAGTCTGATCGGAGCTTATTTTAATCCTGGTTTGTTCAGTTCTTTTTTTGGAAGCCTTTTGGGAAAGGCTGGTTATCTGCTCATTGCTTTATTTTCAATTGTATTCATTAGCTTCTTCTTTTTAAAAGAACGAGGGCTTTTTACGGAAATTATTTTGGCTATCGTGCCTACGGGTTATGAAAAAAAGGCAGCCAACGTCATAGACGATATTACTATATTATTAACCCGTTATTTTGGCGGGATCGTCATTCAAATGACGATTCTCATGATTTTATCGGTAAGTATGCTTAGTTTTTTCGGAATTAAAAATTCTTTCCTGATTGCTTTTTTTTATGCCGTAATGAATATTATACCTTATTTGGGGCCATTGATTGGTGCTGTTTTTGCATGTTTGTTGACCATTTCTTCTAACCTTGAACTCGATTTTTATCAGCAGATCATCCCATTAATATTGAATGTGCTGACCGTATTTTTTATCACCAAAGTGTTGGATGACTTTATCATACAACCTTATATTTTTTCAAAAAGAGTACAGGCTCATCCCCTTGAAATATTTATCATCATCATGTTGGGTGCGCGGATTGGTGGCGTTGTGGGTATGGTGCTGGCCATTCCTTCCTATACTATATTCAGAGTCATTGCCAAGACCTTTTTAAGTGAATTTAAAGTGATCCGAAAGATAACAGAAGACCTGGATCCAGCACAGCCATGA
- a CDS encoding DUF2237 domain-containing protein encodes MEKDALNVFGKTLEPCSKDPLTGFYRDGCCTTGNDDVGMHTVCIYADEEFLEYSKSVGNDLSTPRPEYLFPGVRPGDQWCLCALRWKQAYEAGKAPQVVLESTNQQVLQYISFESLLEYKLVKIL; translated from the coding sequence ATGGAAAAAGATGCTTTGAATGTATTTGGGAAGACCCTGGAACCCTGCAGTAAGGACCCCTTAACTGGTTTTTACAGAGATGGGTGCTGTACGACTGGTAATGATGATGTGGGAATGCACACGGTTTGCATATATGCAGATGAAGAATTTTTGGAATATTCTAAAAGTGTGGGAAATGATTTGAGTACCCCCAGACCTGAATACCTATTTCCGGGCGTTCGTCCGGGTGACCAATGGTGCCTTTGCGCTTTGCGTTGGAAACAAGCGTATGAGGCTGGCAAGGCTCCCCAAGTTGTATTGGAATCCACTAATCAACAAGTCCTTCAATATATTTCCTTCGAAAGCCTTCTGGAGTATAAACTCGTTAAAATCTTGTAA
- a CDS encoding OmpA family protein: MKNFSYAFFAITLMVSCVSSKKYKDLESQMNDTKMNLQKCQESLSDCEKQKNQLADDCKMKTGKLESEMAAKSGKIKSLEEQLDMFKKTNNNLLDRLSDLSIVSKSGAESIRKSLDALNEKDKQLTALNKAMAQKDSIMLNLVINLKRSLQGVNSEDVNVEVKHGVVFISLSDKMMFRTASATINESAGKVLDKIAKVLNDHKDLNILVEGHTDNVPMANDCVVDNWDLSAKRATAVVRTLQSKYKVEPSRMTAGGRSEFVPKDANTSAQGRQKNRRTEIIILPKLDQFFEMINPQP; this comes from the coding sequence ATGAAAAATTTTAGCTACGCGTTTTTTGCGATAACCCTAATGGTTTCTTGTGTTTCCAGTAAAAAATATAAAGACCTGGAATCCCAAATGAACGACACCAAAATGAATTTGCAAAAATGCCAGGAATCACTGAGCGATTGTGAAAAACAAAAGAATCAACTGGCAGATGATTGTAAAATGAAAACAGGCAAACTTGAATCCGAAATGGCTGCCAAATCCGGAAAAATCAAGTCCCTGGAGGAACAATTGGACATGTTCAAAAAAACAAATAACAATCTGCTAGACAGGTTATCTGACCTTTCTATCGTAAGCAAATCTGGTGCTGAGAGCATTCGCAAATCTTTGGATGCCTTAAATGAAAAAGACAAACAATTGACAGCACTTAATAAAGCCATGGCTCAGAAAGATTCCATCATGTTGAATCTTGTAATCAATTTGAAACGATCCTTACAAGGTGTCAATTCAGAAGATGTAAATGTGGAAGTAAAACATGGAGTGGTGTTTATTTCACTTTCAGATAAAATGATGTTCAGAACAGCAAGTGCAACGATCAATGAAAGTGCAGGAAAGGTTTTGGATAAAATTGCTAAAGTTTTAAATGATCACAAAGACCTTAACATCCTTGTCGAAGGACATACAGACAATGTTCCAATGGCTAATGATTGCGTTGTGGACAATTGGGATTTAAGTGCAAAAAGGGCAACCGCTGTAGTAAGAACTTTACAATCTAAATACAAAGTGGAGCCATCCCGTATGACTGCCGGAGGCCGTTCTGAGTTTGTACCTAAAGATGCAAATACTTCAGCACAGGGCCGTCAGAAAAACAGAAGAACCGAAATCATCATCCTGCCTAAGTTGGATCAGTTTTTCGAAATGATTAATCCGCAGCCTTAA
- a CDS encoding MotA/TolQ/ExbB proton channel family protein — protein sequence MSNQNAKTDKNASGSKFSSLFATVAIPTALVIAVLVFKFILGNPSHFENGDPNGHPHPGDYLGMMYKGGPMVPILMANFIIVLSVIIERFITIGAASGKGSIQNFVRKIKNLLDQNQVDQAITCCDQQKGSVANVIREGLGKYKEMATNNQLDNEHKILAIQKEIEESTSLELPVLEKNLVILATISSVATLLGLLGTVFGMIRAFSAIATAGAPDAVALSTGISEALINTALGIGTSALAIISYNYFTTRIDGMTYGIDEAGFSIAQTFAAKH from the coding sequence ATGAGCAATCAAAACGCTAAGACTGACAAGAATGCCTCCGGCAGTAAGTTTAGTTCATTATTCGCTACGGTAGCCATTCCGACAGCCCTTGTCATAGCTGTCCTTGTATTTAAATTCATACTTGGTAATCCTTCTCACTTTGAGAACGGTGATCCGAACGGACATCCGCATCCTGGAGATTATCTGGGGATGATGTACAAAGGCGGACCTATGGTTCCAATACTTATGGCCAATTTCATTATTGTTCTTTCAGTAATTATTGAAAGGTTTATTACCATTGGCGCTGCTTCCGGTAAAGGTTCCATCCAAAATTTTGTAAGAAAAATTAAAAATCTGTTAGATCAGAATCAGGTTGATCAAGCGATTACATGTTGCGATCAGCAAAAAGGTTCTGTAGCAAACGTAATCCGGGAAGGATTGGGTAAATATAAAGAAATGGCCACTAACAACCAATTGGATAATGAACACAAAATATTGGCTATTCAAAAGGAGATTGAAGAATCGACTTCTTTAGAATTGCCTGTGTTAGAAAAAAATCTGGTCATACTTGCCACCATTTCTTCTGTAGCAACCCTATTAGGTCTTCTTGGTACTGTATTTGGAATGATCCGCGCTTTCTCTGCAATTGCAACTGCAGGTGCGCCTGATGCAGTAGCCTTATCAACAGGTATCTCTGAAGCACTTATTAATACTGCTTTGGGTATCGGAACTTCAGCTCTTGCAATTATTTCTTATAATTATTTTACGACAAGAATTGATGGAATGACCTATGGCATAGATGAGGCTGGTTTTTCAATAGCTCAGACTTTTGCTGCTAAGCACTAA
- a CDS encoding biopolymer transporter ExbD, with translation MPKVKVPRKSTTIDMTAMCDVAFLLLTFFILTTKFRPQEVAQIDIPASTAQIPIPDKDILMFQISPDGKVFLVWMIKLPD, from the coding sequence ATGCCAAAAGTAAAGGTTCCACGGAAGAGTACTACCATCGACATGACAGCCATGTGTGATGTGGCTTTTCTACTCCTGACCTTTTTTATTCTCACGACCAAATTCAGACCTCAGGAAGTTGCTCAGATTGATATTCCAGCTTCAACAGCCCAAATACCAATACCTGACAAAGACATTTTAATGTTTCAGATATCTCCTGATGGAAAAGTGTTTTTGGTTTGGATGATCAAATTACCCGACTGA
- a CDS encoding biopolymer transporter ExbD: MKRLEEGYQIKFTEDQQEAFKLTETWGMNIRELPKYLSMDVNERAHFLHPGLLIDTTGGEHQLEDLILWSRQENNNLRIAIKADKTTEYKAFDKVIEALQNRKVNRFNLITSARSAQE; encoded by the coding sequence TTGAAAAGATTAGAAGAAGGTTATCAAATTAAATTTACAGAAGACCAGCAAGAAGCTTTCAAGCTTACAGAAACCTGGGGGATGAATATCAGAGAACTTCCGAAATATTTATCGATGGATGTCAATGAAAGAGCACATTTTCTTCATCCGGGTCTTTTGATAGACACCACAGGTGGTGAGCACCAATTGGAGGATCTCATTCTTTGGTCCCGTCAGGAAAACAACAACCTGCGAATTGCCATTAAGGCTGATAAAACAACTGAATATAAAGCTTTCGACAAGGTTATCGAAGCTTTGCAAAACAGAAAAGTAAACCGTTTCAACCTGATCACCTCAGCCAGAAGTGCACAGGAATAA
- a CDS encoding biopolymer transporter ExbD: MAEMNVSESGAKKGKKKSRSKKMSTRVDLTAMVDLGFLLITFFMLATTFNKPKTMEIIKPAKDDKIKDEEIPAIKMSKTVTLLLGDNDKVFWYVSPDEINTDTELVMDSVDYSPNGLRKIVQRRIKEVHEQWTDTTNLFVMIKPLPASKYKNIVDVLDEMTISDVKTYAILKPDDPVDSVVCVKIGQVRK; encoded by the coding sequence ATGGCTGAAATGAATGTATCCGAAAGTGGTGCGAAGAAAGGCAAGAAAAAGTCGCGATCGAAAAAAATGTCTACCAGGGTTGACCTTACTGCTATGGTGGATCTTGGCTTTTTGTTGATCACTTTCTTCATGTTGGCAACAACTTTCAATAAGCCCAAGACGATGGAGATCATTAAACCTGCTAAGGATGACAAAATCAAGGATGAAGAGATTCCAGCTATTAAAATGTCAAAGACGGTCACTCTTTTACTAGGTGACAACGACAAAGTTTTTTGGTATGTTTCTCCCGATGAAATTAATACAGATACAGAACTGGTTATGGATAGCGTTGATTATAGTCCAAATGGTCTGCGAAAAATCGTTCAAAGGCGGATCAAAGAGGTACATGAACAGTGGACGGATACTACAAACCTGTTTGTGATGATCAAACCTTTGCCTGCATCCAAATACAAAAATATAGTCGACGTTTTGGATGAAATGACCATTAGTGATGTGAAGACCTATGCCATACTTAAACCAGACGATCCAGTAGATAGTGTTGTTTGTGTTAAAATTGGTCAGGTAAGGAAATAA